The DNA segment AGCTTATATGGAATTAAAAGCTTTGATAAGAATGAGCAGGCAATAATTCTAGGCAATATCGGCAGTATTTGTTTCGAACTTGGTAAGTACAAAGAATCTGAATATTATACGACCAAATCGATTGAATTATATAAAACGACAGTAGATCATCTGACAATAGGTAAGATGAAATTCAATAATGGTCAGGAAAAACAGGTTATTAAATACTGGAATAATGGTCCGACAATTAATGATTCGGAAAAAGAAATCGCAATGTATGAATCCTTAGTAAACTATTATACCAATAAGCATAATTACAAAAATGCGTATATACTATCAAATAAATTATACAAAATAGAAAATAATATTCATAAAAAGAATTTAAGACAAAGAGTATTGGAAATCCAATCAAAATATGATAAAGAGAAATCTGAAAGAATTTTATATAGAAAAATAGCTATACTGCTTTTAGTCATCGCAATCTTAGTAGTAACACTATCTATCTTTTTTTATTATCACAGGAAAAAAATTAAAAGATACATATATAATATAAGATTATTCAAGAGTAAAGCATATAGATATTCCACTGAAATAGATTCATGCTATAAGAAAATTAATGAATTAAAGAATTCCAATAACAGCAATGGAAGGCTTGTTAATAAGCTAACCAATAAAATAGAATTATCACATCAGTCTATCATAGACAGTTTACGAAACGGATATAAGATTTATGAAGCAATTAAGGACAAAAAATCAATAGTGCACTATACAGATGCAGATTTGAAATGCATAATTGATTTTTATAAAGTTATAAAGAATGACATATTTGATACATGGACAGAACAGTATCATGATTTACGAGTTAGGCAATACTTATTCTTGATACTTGAAGATATGGAATTTAAAGATAGTGATATTGCATACATTCTTGGTGTAAGCGATTCAACAGTTCGCTCTATTAGGTCTAGATTAAAGAAGAAAAAGGAAGTCTAAAAAAAGCAGCGAACCTCTCTATTATGAGAGACTCACCGCTCTATTATATTTTTATAAATGTGAAGATAAAAGTAATAATTAAGTTAATTCCCCAATATCTGGACTGTATTTATCGCATATATACCATGATTATTATTTTGACTTTGGTATAGTGGATCATTGTCTAGCGACACCTGCTTTCCATCAACCTCACATTTGTATGCTTCGTAATACCCTCTACCATAAATGTGAATATACCATTTAATTGTATGTGTCTTGTCATTACCAAATATTTTATGGCTTTTCATATTTACTACATACGATTCATCGTGCTTAGTAGACCCTTTGCCTTCATTCCATATATCTGCATCTACAAAAGAGGTGCGCAACATAGTACCAAGCTTTTCATAGTGATA comes from the Xylanibacter oryzae DSM 17970 genome and includes:
- a CDS encoding tetratricopeptide repeat protein, encoding MFIIGCNRTPIEQLLSASEKCIETHPDSSLQVLRHIKYSNINNDKDKALYGLLYSEVAYKLCIHLSSYSMIDYSIKYYKNSHNQKRLANALYYKASIIYERKQQTEATMDAKEAEELALDTNDELLKNKIYDFLCYINSNAKYYDLELEYAKKMLKSSVKLSDNELISRGYALVANAYSSLGQPDKAYLFFKKSLYGIKSFDKNEQAIILGNIGSICFELGKYKESEYYTTKSIELYKTTVDHLTIGKMKFNNGQEKQVIKYWNNGPTINDSEKEIAMYESLVNYYTNKHNYKNAYILSNKLYKIENNIHKKNLRQRVLEIQSKYDKEKSERILYRKIAILLLVIAILVVTLSIFFYYHRKKIKRYIYNIRLFKSKAYRYSTEIDSCYKKINELKNSNNSNGRLVNKLTNKIELSHQSIIDSLRNGYKIYEAIKDKKSIVHYTDADLKCIIDFYKVIKNDIFDTWTEQYHDLRVRQYLFLILEDMEFKDSDIAYILGVSDSTVRSIRSRLKKKKEV